One Paenibacillus sp. FSL H7-0737 DNA segment encodes these proteins:
- a CDS encoding ThuA domain-containing protein has protein sequence MDKRKCLLLGDYTHPRFHPLQGVDQQISEILNDLLTVQCSENKKMMRIEHLGSYDLCIAYNELWNETVSPQQTAGLLSYVSGGGGLIVLHTGASLTKRNELAQLIGGRFNGHTAYEPMNFKVLEHDITEGVEDFQLDEEPYHFEFDPFTDRTILLQYESEGQWLPAAWCHSYGLGRVVFLMPGHHEPSFRHPALRKLILQAATWAARIPVSN, from the coding sequence ATGGACAAAAGAAAATGTCTGTTACTTGGTGATTATACCCATCCCCGTTTCCATCCACTTCAAGGAGTGGACCAACAAATTAGCGAGATCTTAAATGATTTATTAACCGTTCAGTGTTCAGAAAATAAAAAAATGATGCGTATTGAGCATTTGGGAAGTTATGACTTATGCATTGCCTACAACGAATTATGGAATGAAACTGTATCTCCTCAGCAAACCGCTGGCCTACTCAGCTATGTGAGCGGTGGTGGAGGACTGATTGTTCTTCATACAGGTGCTTCATTGACGAAGCGTAACGAACTAGCTCAGCTGATCGGTGGACGCTTTAATGGTCACACTGCTTACGAGCCAATGAATTTTAAGGTGCTAGAGCATGACATTACTGAGGGCGTTGAAGACTTCCAGCTGGATGAAGAGCCTTATCATTTCGAATTTGATCCGTTCACAGATCGGACTATTCTTCTTCAGTATGAATCGGAGGGTCAATGGCTTCCAGCTGCATGGTGCCACAGCTATGGTTTAGGACGAGTAGTGTTCCTTATGCCTGGGCATCATGAGCCATCCTTCCGCCATCCAGCACTACGTAAACTGATCTTGCAGGCAGCTACTTGGGCTGCACGTATTCCGGTAAGTAACTAA
- a CDS encoding methyl-accepting chemotaxis protein: MTSMNKKAGMSIRTKLILTYLLVLLLPSIIIGWRTYQSASHEVEDQLVNNATESVEAVDAIINSNIQSKIDAISYFAAEFTAEGTNSEANGETVASMKDRLKEYAVLHPDVLDIYVSTSRGQSIHASEAKLPEGYDPRQESAYINSLKHGKGVVISPAFQTVNQETAIAISTVLKSGDGVITLNLNLSALGELTATKVGKEGYIIILDNSKKYLVHPTEAIGLESSDDFIKKMFEEDQGTFDYVYKGTHKKMTFMVNELTGWRIGGTISIDEVTSVTSGIRNTALLVIVVSVLLALIVIYFNIQSILKPLIRLRKATAVIAKGDLSEDMGAFRKDEIGMLAENFQLMVLSLREMIIGVQEMTSNVSSSAEELTASAEQNAQTIEQMTIAIQEVAAGTERQVIGVRKGMESTAATTSEVDHISVYMEQVSAMMDKTSLSASEGNDSVISVVDKINGIDRTVGELGSVIDKLNERTGQIEGIVGVITGIARQTNLLALNASIEAARAGEHGRGFAVVAAEVRKLAEESERSAHLIAEQITAINSEMTLVTHTMEDTKQRVTEGIEAVDTSGRSFSRIRRAVKSAAEKIEAMGGAVQTLLVESDHMEKAIGEIRGISEEAAVNTETIATAAQEQLASVEEMASSSTDLSRLAEELQKLVSSFKIHSS; this comes from the coding sequence ACATCTATGAACAAAAAAGCGGGTATGAGTATCCGAACCAAATTAATTCTGACATACCTATTAGTTCTACTGTTGCCCAGTATCATTATCGGTTGGCGAACCTATCAATCTGCTAGCCATGAAGTGGAAGATCAACTGGTGAACAATGCTACCGAAAGTGTTGAGGCAGTAGATGCAATCATCAACTCGAATATTCAATCGAAAATAGATGCTATTTCTTATTTTGCTGCTGAGTTCACCGCTGAGGGGACCAACAGTGAGGCAAATGGAGAGACGGTAGCTTCTATGAAGGACAGATTAAAGGAATATGCTGTGCTACATCCTGATGTGCTAGATATTTATGTTAGTACAAGCAGAGGGCAATCGATCCATGCTTCGGAAGCCAAGCTGCCCGAAGGCTATGATCCCAGGCAGGAAAGTGCCTATATTAATTCTCTGAAGCACGGGAAAGGTGTTGTGATTTCTCCGGCCTTTCAAACTGTGAATCAGGAAACGGCGATCGCGATATCAACGGTCCTGAAGAGCGGTGACGGGGTAATAACCCTGAATCTCAATCTATCTGCATTAGGAGAATTGACCGCGACCAAGGTGGGCAAGGAAGGATATATTATTATCCTGGATAACAGCAAGAAATATCTTGTTCATCCAACAGAGGCTATTGGGCTGGAGTCATCCGATGACTTTATAAAGAAAATGTTTGAGGAAGATCAAGGTACTTTTGATTATGTCTACAAGGGTACGCATAAAAAGATGACGTTTATGGTAAATGAGCTTACGGGCTGGAGAATCGGAGGCACGATAAGCATAGATGAAGTGACTTCAGTAACGAGTGGAATCCGCAATACAGCGCTGCTTGTAATTGTAGTTTCCGTTCTGCTTGCACTGATCGTAATCTATTTTAATATTCAATCTATCTTGAAGCCTCTGATCCGTTTGCGGAAAGCAACTGCCGTGATAGCCAAAGGGGATCTGTCCGAAGACATGGGAGCTTTCCGCAAAGATGAAATTGGCATGCTAGCCGAGAACTTTCAATTAATGGTGCTCAGCCTGCGCGAGATGATCATAGGTGTGCAGGAGATGACGAGTAATGTCTCCTCTTCAGCCGAAGAGCTGACTGCCAGTGCGGAGCAGAATGCCCAAACAATCGAACAAATGACGATAGCGATTCAGGAGGTAGCGGCAGGGACGGAACGGCAGGTGATCGGTGTACGCAAAGGAATGGAAAGTACAGCGGCGACGACAAGCGAAGTGGATCATATTTCCGTATATATGGAGCAGGTGTCTGCGATGATGGACAAGACTTCACTCTCTGCTTCGGAAGGAAATGATTCCGTCATCAGCGTGGTGGATAAGATCAATGGTATCGATAGAACGGTGGGAGAGCTTGGCAGTGTAATCGACAAGCTAAATGAAAGGACCGGTCAAATTGAGGGCATTGTCGGCGTCATCACAGGGATTGCCCGTCAGACCAATCTGTTAGCTCTCAATGCTTCTATTGAGGCGGCCAGAGCTGGAGAGCATGGCCGTGGATTTGCCGTTGTTGCTGCTGAAGTGCGTAAGCTGGCAGAGGAATCAGAGAGATCAGCGCATTTGATTGCAGAGCAGATTACCGCCATTAATAGTGAGATGACGCTGGTGACTCATACGATGGAAGACACAAAGCAGCGCGTAACCGAAGGGATAGAGGCCGTGGATACTTCCGGACGTTCTTTCTCCCGTATACGTAGAGCGGTCAAGAGTGCCGCAGAGAAGATCGAGGCAATGGGTGGGGCTGTACAGACCTTATTGGTGGAATCAGATCACATGGAGAAGGCTATAGGAGAGATTCGCGGCATCTCTGAAGAAGCGGCTGTGAATACAGAGACCATCGCGACGGCAGCGCAAGAGCAGCTCGCTTCTGTTGAAGAGATGGCGTCTTCGTCTACCGACCTTAGCCGTCTTGCGGAGGAACTGCAAAAGCTTGTGAGTAGCTTTAAAATACACTCCTCCTAG
- a CDS encoding phasin family protein produces MSDLFKKAISLGVGLTIVSKEKVEKVVEELVKRGELAPSESKALVDRLIERGEEERGMLKSVVQEQVQRVLKEMKVPVQSDIDELEGRIAVLERRLAELEGISHLEGTSAETRTD; encoded by the coding sequence ATGAGTGATTTGTTTAAAAAAGCGATCTCTTTAGGAGTGGGCCTCACCATTGTTAGTAAGGAAAAAGTAGAAAAGGTTGTTGAGGAACTAGTGAAGCGTGGGGAGCTTGCTCCTTCGGAGTCTAAGGCCCTTGTTGACCGTCTGATTGAACGCGGTGAGGAAGAGCGAGGTATGCTCAAGTCTGTTGTACAAGAACAAGTACAACGCGTGTTGAAGGAAATGAAGGTTCCTGTACAAAGTGATATTGACGAGCTGGAAGGCCGAATTGCTGTATTGGAGCGTCGATTGGCCGAGCTGGAGGGCATTTCCCATCTAGAAGGAACATCGGCGGAAACGCGTACGGACTAA
- a CDS encoding uroporphyrinogen-III synthase has translation MAEQLKGFTVALAGPRKSEEMAKLVQNMGGTALCRPAQGTVFLDDEALEEGLNSWISHPPYLVIVTTGMGLDALFQTAERLNIAERFLEVLSGSIIAARGYKTVNALKKRGLTPEVRDDDGSTIGLIRGLQSLDLKGKEVVLQLHGDPAPRMLAWLQEAGANTRQVLPYRHTLPEPGELERLLTEIIEGKIDAVAFTSAPQFRFLSQFAREQGKLEEMLRSFEDKVLAVSVGRITSEALKEEGLQRIIMPEHERMGSMIVELGKYVAANR, from the coding sequence ATGGCAGAGCAACTGAAGGGGTTCACGGTCGCCTTGGCGGGTCCGCGCAAATCGGAAGAGATGGCCAAGCTGGTGCAAAATATGGGGGGGACGGCGTTATGTCGACCTGCTCAAGGTACTGTCTTTCTTGATGATGAGGCATTGGAGGAAGGATTGAATTCATGGATCAGCCATCCACCTTATTTGGTGATCGTTACCACAGGCATGGGACTGGATGCTCTCTTCCAAACGGCTGAACGCCTTAATATCGCTGAGCGTTTCTTAGAGGTCCTTTCTGGTTCTATTATTGCTGCACGGGGTTATAAGACAGTGAATGCTTTGAAAAAAAGAGGACTTACGCCGGAGGTTCGTGACGACGACGGAAGTACGATCGGATTGATTCGTGGGCTTCAATCTTTGGATTTGAAGGGCAAGGAGGTCGTACTGCAGCTGCACGGCGATCCAGCTCCTCGTATGCTCGCATGGCTGCAGGAGGCTGGGGCGAATACCCGCCAAGTGCTGCCGTATCGTCATACTCTACCAGAACCGGGTGAGCTTGAAAGATTGCTTACAGAAATCATAGAAGGTAAGATTGATGCCGTGGCTTTTACAAGTGCGCCACAATTTCGTTTCCTCTCTCAGTTTGCTCGGGAACAGGGCAAGCTGGAGGAGATGCTAAGGTCTTTCGAGGATAAAGTGCTTGCTGTTTCTGTAGGGCGTATTACCTCTGAGGCTCTAAAAGAAGAGGGCCTACAACGTATCATCATGCCTGAGCATGAACGGATGGGAAGCATGATTGTAGAGTTGGGCAAATATGTGGCGGCGAATCGCTAG
- a CDS encoding ABC1 kinase family protein codes for MAVRIRHAGRYRSIAMALMHHGFGYMVEELGLYHLLSLPRRLVTQEAHTSLTLGERIRLVLEDLGPTFIKLGQLASTRSDLLPDSIIQELVKLQDNVPPFPVERVRTIVEHELDQRMDEIFNSFEDTPLAAASIGQVHRAVLHSGQVVAVKVQRPGILRTMSRDLEILKDLSALAEKQLGWARQYQLSRMVEEFSKSLLGELDYGQEGRNAEKIAQQMDYDGVYIPDIHWDYTSERVLTMEYVVGITLSRRDELLSNGVKLKVIAQQLVEMMLRQIFIHGFFHADPHPGNVIRMADGKLALIDFGMMGRLNEEMKEQLSALVIALMRKNTDAMVRAILRLGVIPEDADRAALHNDMDRLREEYYDVPFSKMSIGKALNDLFGIARKHRLVLPPDLTMLGKTMLTLEGVISNLDPTISILEMAEPFGRELVKQRFSGPRLQRKFLGGVADLTESLLELPGQARQLSALITKGKLKVEIAAPELEHLERKLDRVGNRLAFSIVMLAFSIIMVGLIIGTAMRGQPSVLWNFPTVEIGGVIALLMFLWLIYAIFKSGRF; via the coding sequence ATGGCAGTACGTATCAGACATGCCGGACGATACCGGTCCATTGCCATGGCGCTTATGCACCATGGTTTTGGCTATATGGTGGAGGAGCTGGGGCTCTATCATTTATTATCCCTTCCACGCCGTCTTGTAACGCAAGAAGCTCATACAAGTCTTACACTCGGGGAGCGGATTCGTCTCGTATTGGAGGATTTGGGCCCAACCTTTATTAAGCTTGGACAACTCGCCAGTACCCGTTCGGATCTGCTGCCTGATTCTATTATTCAAGAATTGGTAAAACTACAGGATAATGTGCCCCCGTTCCCTGTGGAGCGCGTGCGCACGATTGTGGAGCATGAACTCGATCAACGGATGGATGAGATCTTTAATTCTTTTGAGGATACTCCCCTTGCGGCTGCGTCGATCGGTCAAGTGCATAGAGCTGTTCTTCACAGTGGGCAGGTCGTGGCTGTTAAAGTTCAGCGCCCTGGTATACTGCGAACGATGAGTAGGGATTTGGAAATTCTCAAAGATCTAAGCGCCCTTGCTGAGAAGCAGCTAGGCTGGGCGAGGCAATATCAGTTGTCCCGTATGGTAGAGGAATTCTCGAAATCTCTGCTTGGCGAGCTGGATTACGGCCAAGAAGGACGCAATGCAGAGAAAATTGCTCAACAGATGGATTATGACGGAGTATACATACCGGATATTCATTGGGACTATACGTCAGAACGGGTGCTGACGATGGAATATGTGGTAGGGATTACGCTGAGTCGTCGCGATGAGTTATTGAGTAACGGAGTTAAACTTAAGGTTATCGCTCAGCAGCTCGTGGAAATGATGCTAAGGCAAATCTTCATTCATGGCTTTTTTCATGCGGATCCGCATCCAGGGAATGTTATACGAATGGCTGATGGGAAGCTGGCTTTGATTGATTTTGGCATGATGGGGCGGCTGAACGAAGAGATGAAAGAGCAGCTGTCTGCGCTTGTCATCGCACTAATGCGTAAGAATACGGATGCGATGGTCCGGGCAATTTTGCGTCTCGGCGTCATCCCTGAGGATGCTGATCGAGCAGCGTTGCATAATGATATGGATCGACTTCGCGAAGAGTATTATGATGTTCCGTTCAGTAAGATGAGCATAGGCAAAGCGCTAAATGATCTGTTTGGCATTGCTCGCAAGCATCGATTAGTTCTTCCCCCGGATCTAACGATGCTTGGTAAGACGATGCTGACGCTTGAGGGTGTCATTAGCAATTTAGATCCAACGATTAGCATTTTAGAGATGGCAGAGCCTTTTGGACGTGAACTTGTGAAGCAGCGATTTAGTGGTCCCCGATTGCAGCGCAAGTTCCTTGGAGGCGTAGCCGATTTAACGGAGAGTCTTTTAGAGCTTCCTGGGCAGGCAAGGCAGTTATCTGCGCTAATTACTAAGGGAAAGCTAAAGGTAGAGATTGCGGCACCTGAGCTCGAGCATCTGGAGCGAAAGCTGGACCGGGTTGGGAACCGCTTAGCATTTAGTATTGTGATGCTTGCGTTCAGTATCATCATGGTTGGACTCATTATAGGCACTGCGATGCGCGGTCAGCCTTCAGTGTTATGGAATTTTCCTACAGTGGAGATTGGCGGCGTAATAGCGCTTCTGATGTTCCTATGGTTGATCTATGCGATTTTTAAATCGGGAAGGTTCTAA